The proteins below are encoded in one region of Methanospirillum lacunae:
- a CDS encoding KEOPS complex subunit Pcc1: MHSALFRIETDSALIICESVAPEEEDEKNGLRSQGQCRMISHECLEISISAADLPALRASLNSWLRLIQVASEMIDSTQIRAGIMIEGTSL, from the coding sequence ATGCATTCTGCATTATTCAGGATAGAGACAGATTCTGCATTAATTATATGCGAATCTGTTGCTCCTGAAGAAGAGGATGAAAAAAATGGACTTCGATCTCAGGGACAATGCCGGATGATATCTCATGAATGCCTGGAGATATCAATTTCTGCCGCAGACCTTCCTGCACTCCGTGCATCATTAAACTCATGGCTTCGTCTTATACAGGTTGCATCCGAGATGATTGATAGCACTCAAATCAGAGCAGGTATAATGATAGAGGGAACCTCATTATGA
- a CDS encoding DNA-directed RNA polymerase subunit P yields the protein MPGSYKCARCKQKVEIDINVRCPFCGHRILFKERGAAIKELKAR from the coding sequence ATGCCAGGCTCATATAAATGTGCCCGGTGCAAACAGAAGGTGGAGATCGATATAAATGTCCGCTGTCCATTTTGTGGGCATCGGATACTCTTCAAAGAACGAGGAGCAGCGATCAAAGAACTGAAAGCCCGATGA
- a CDS encoding homoserine dehydrogenase has translation MVVRLALLGVGAVGRGIIHAVAEKNLGLIITAVADSRSGCIDPNGLNLKELLDRKEKIGICGDTSINAEAIVQTAPYDILVEITPTDARKGEPATSYIKEALKRGCHVVTSNKGPVALHYHELFTLALKNNVQFRFEATVAGAIPILQTLMHNLGGNEIQSLYGVLNGTCNYILTRMAEEKLTYKQALDEARTLGYAEADPTYDVKGIDAAIKLVILANTIWKKNVSLDDVDVTGIDLLTEEALRLAEQQDATIRLIGEIIPEDNVYRLCPRIIPKEHPLVVQGSLNAIIVRTDLAGDLLFVGKGAGSLETASAVIGDILSIRDMDAGGN, from the coding sequence ATGGTTGTTCGCCTAGCGTTACTTGGTGTTGGTGCAGTGGGACGCGGTATCATCCATGCGGTTGCCGAAAAAAACCTTGGCCTGATTATAACAGCAGTAGCCGATTCACGGTCCGGTTGTATCGATCCTAATGGCCTGAACCTTAAGGAACTCCTCGACAGGAAAGAAAAAATCGGTATTTGCGGCGATACAAGCATCAATGCAGAAGCAATTGTTCAGACTGCACCATATGACATTCTCGTAGAAATCACCCCAACCGATGCAAGGAAAGGAGAACCTGCGACATCATATATCAAGGAAGCATTGAAGAGGGGCTGTCATGTGGTCACTTCCAATAAGGGTCCGGTTGCCCTTCATTATCATGAACTCTTCACACTTGCACTAAAGAACAATGTCCAGTTCAGGTTTGAAGCAACAGTAGCGGGAGCAATTCCCATTCTTCAAACACTCATGCATAATCTCGGGGGAAATGAGATTCAATCCCTGTATGGTGTTCTGAATGGTACATGCAATTACATCCTCACCAGGATGGCTGAAGAGAAACTCACGTACAAGCAGGCTCTCGATGAAGCTCGTACACTTGGATATGCCGAGGCTGATCCAACGTATGATGTGAAAGGTATTGATGCAGCGATCAAACTTGTAATCCTTGCAAATACCATTTGGAAGAAGAATGTCAGTCTGGATGATGTTGATGTGACAGGGATTGATCTTCTGACTGAAGAAGCACTACGGCTTGCCGAGCAGCAGGATGCCACGATCAGACTTATCGGAGAGATAATACCTGAAGATAATGTATACCGGCTCTGTCCCCGGATAATTCCTAAAGAACATCCCCTTGTTGTTCAGGGTTCGCTTAATGCAATAATTGTCAGGACAGATCTCGCGGGTGATCTTCTGTTTGTAGGGAAAGGGGCAGGATCACTTGAAACTGCTAGTGCTGTGATAGGTGATATTCTCTCAATCAGGGATATGGATGCAGGGGGTAATTGA
- a CDS encoding FKBP-type peptidyl-prolyl cis-trans isomerase yields the protein MDRSQIIPRRHRYLTVVCVVLLALALLAAGCTSKDATKSPATASQSAQPSQAVQSAAPGEGVQNGDLVEIEYTGTLANGSVFDSSKDRGPFQFIIGEGTAIVGFENQIKGMKTGQNKKFTLSPEEAYGQYDPSLIKSMPIDFIPKEEKGNITIGDTVTLFNGQAYFPAKIIAMNSTNVTFDLNSQLAGQTLTFDITLVNLTPAKEVEEMVKNLQQQQNQTVQVPVDASGKSQSSSSQQPATGKNSL from the coding sequence ATGGACAGATCTCAGATCATTCCCCGCAGACATAGATATCTCACAGTTGTCTGCGTCGTTCTTCTCGCCCTTGCCCTGCTGGCAGCCGGGTGTACCAGCAAAGATGCAACAAAATCACCAGCAACAGCATCCCAATCAGCACAGCCATCACAGGCAGTCCAGTCTGCAGCTCCTGGAGAAGGTGTTCAGAATGGAGACCTTGTTGAGATAGAATACACAGGAACTCTTGCTAATGGATCTGTATTTGACAGTTCCAAAGACCGCGGCCCATTCCAGTTTATCATTGGAGAAGGTACTGCTATTGTCGGATTTGAGAACCAGATTAAGGGTATGAAGACCGGTCAGAACAAAAAGTTCACCCTGAGTCCTGAAGAGGCATATGGTCAGTATGATCCATCCCTGATTAAATCAATGCCAATTGATTTCATTCCGAAAGAGGAGAAGGGAAATATTACCATTGGTGACACAGTAACTCTGTTCAATGGTCAGGCATACTTCCCGGCAAAGATCATCGCAATGAATTCAACGAATGTTACCTTTGATCTGAATAGTCAGCTTGCTGGGCAGACCCTCACCTTCGATATCACTCTGGTAAACCTTACTCCTGCAAAAGAAGTCGAAGAGATGGTAAAGAACCTTCAGCAACAACAAAACCAGACAGTTCAGGTTCCTGTTGATGCATCAGGAAAAAGTCAGTCTTCCTCTTCTCAGCAGCCAGCAACTGGGAAGAACAGCCTCTAA
- the psmA gene encoding archaeal proteasome endopeptidase complex subunit alpha translates to MMNNNQAAYDRAITVFSPDGRLYQVEYAREAVKRGTTAVGIKCQDGVVLIVDKRINSRLLEANSIEKIFKIDEHIGVASSGLVGDARALVDRARVEAQINRISYDEPIDVETLSKKLGDHMQTYTQFGGARPYGTALLITGISDGEFRLFETDPSGTLLEYKATGIGTGRPAVMKLFEEEYTYECSLDDAIKLGLKALHEATEGKFDVSTVEIGVISRSEGIFRKMTREEVATYIDQPAA, encoded by the coding sequence ATGATGAATAATAACCAAGCTGCATATGATCGTGCGATAACCGTCTTCAGTCCTGACGGACGACTTTATCAAGTTGAATACGCCCGTGAAGCGGTCAAAAGAGGAACCACTGCTGTAGGAATTAAATGCCAAGATGGAGTGGTTCTGATCGTTGACAAACGAATCAACTCCCGCCTTCTTGAAGCAAACTCGATTGAGAAGATCTTCAAGATTGATGAGCACATCGGAGTTGCTTCTTCAGGACTTGTAGGTGATGCACGAGCTCTGGTAGACAGAGCACGAGTCGAGGCACAGATAAACCGTATCTCATATGACGAACCCATTGATGTCGAGACGCTATCAAAGAAACTCGGGGATCATATGCAGACATATACCCAGTTTGGTGGAGCCAGACCATATGGGACAGCTCTATTAATTACGGGTATATCTGATGGTGAGTTCAGACTTTTCGAAACTGACCCCAGCGGCACACTTCTGGAGTACAAAGCAACAGGGATAGGTACCGGAAGACCGGCTGTAATGAAACTCTTTGAAGAAGAGTATACGTACGAGTGTTCGCTGGATGACGCAATAAAACTCGGACTAAAAGCACTCCATGAAGCTACAGAAGGGAAGTTTGATGTCTCTACTGTAGAAATCGGAGTTATTTCACGAAGTGAAGGCATCTTCAGAAAGATGACCCGCGAAGAAGTCGCAACATATATTGATCAGCCCGCCGCGTAA
- a CDS encoding ribosome assembly factor SBDS, producing the protein MIPLDHAVVARIESHGERFEILVDPDIAAKIRQGNQIEIEDAVAALYIFENASQAEKASDESLKKAFGTTSFQEIATKIITKGEIHLTAEQRRAMIAEKRRQVIFFIARNAINPQTGHPHPPQRIEMAMEEAKVNIDPFRSLEELVKDTMKLLRPLIPIKFEEVKVAVHIPADYAPRAYGEIQSSASIEQQEWQKDGSWICVVTIPAGIQNEFYDLINKISRGEAETKLIK; encoded by the coding sequence ATGATACCACTAGATCATGCAGTGGTTGCCAGAATTGAAAGCCATGGAGAACGGTTTGAAATTCTGGTAGATCCAGATATCGCAGCAAAAATCCGCCAGGGAAATCAAATTGAGATAGAGGATGCAGTAGCAGCCCTCTACATATTCGAAAACGCATCGCAGGCAGAGAAAGCATCAGATGAATCTCTTAAGAAAGCATTCGGAACTACTTCTTTCCAAGAGATTGCTACTAAGATTATAACTAAGGGAGAGATTCACCTTACTGCTGAGCAGCGCAGGGCAATGATAGCAGAAAAACGCCGGCAAGTGATATTCTTCATAGCGCGAAATGCAATCAACCCACAAACGGGTCATCCACATCCCCCTCAGAGAATTGAAATGGCAATGGAAGAAGCCAAAGTAAACATCGATCCCTTCCGCAGTCTGGAAGAACTTGTAAAGGACACGATGAAACTGCTTCGACCACTCATACCAATAAAATTCGAGGAGGTCAAGGTTGCGGTCCATATTCCCGCTGATTATGCACCCCGTGCATATGGTGAAATTCAGTCTTCTGCTTCAATAGAGCAACAAGAATGGCAGAAAGATGGTTCGTGGATCTGTGTTGTAACTATCCCAGCAGGAATACAGAACGAATTCTATGATCTCATCAACAAGATTAGTCGTGGAGAAGCAGAGACCAAACTTATCAAGTAA
- a CDS encoding 50S ribosomal protein L37ae — protein sequence MGSVKTKAKGRVSGSTGRFGPRYGRFIRKRVREIEVISKATHTCPRCDNISVRRVGTGIWECKKCQFKYAGGAYVPVTPNLKIALRAIERTVKEG from the coding sequence ATGGGTAGTGTCAAGACAAAGGCCAAAGGAAGGGTTTCCGGATCAACAGGTCGCTTTGGCCCACGATATGGTAGATTTATCCGCAAACGTGTTCGTGAAATTGAAGTAATCTCAAAAGCTACTCACACATGTCCACGGTGCGACAATATTTCTGTCCGGAGAGTCGGAACAGGGATCTGGGAATGTAAAAAGTGCCAGTTTAAATATGCTGGTGGCGCATACGTCCCGGTTACTCCAAACCTGAAAATTGCACTCCGCGCAATTGAACGTACAGTAAAGGAGGGATAA
- a CDS encoding prefoldin subunit beta, with the protein MNSIPPKVQNQINMLQQLQQQLQTVVNQKNQYELAAQEARRAKEELGDAPEGAAVYMTVGTIVIEKPREQVLEKLNEKVETFEVRIKSIERQEKALQEKFEKLQAQVRQVLDGGSTPEAA; encoded by the coding sequence ATGAATTCAATTCCACCCAAGGTGCAAAATCAGATAAATATGCTGCAACAATTGCAGCAACAATTACAGACTGTAGTAAACCAAAAAAACCAGTACGAACTTGCTGCTCAAGAGGCAAGAAGAGCGAAGGAAGAACTAGGTGATGCTCCTGAGGGGGCCGCAGTTTACATGACAGTTGGAACTATTGTAATTGAAAAACCGCGCGAGCAGGTACTGGAAAAACTGAATGAGAAAGTGGAAACATTCGAAGTCAGAATCAAGTCCATCGAGCGTCAGGAAAAAGCACTTCAAGAGAAATTTGAAAAACTTCAGGCACAGGTTAGACAGGTCCTCGACGGGGGAAGCACCCCGGAAGCTGCCTGA
- a CDS encoding PEGA domain-containing protein, which produces MSLFGSKPLYTLIRYSLLICLVLLTSSVGAIAGLASEKIPTSLTINALPVDPTINQSFRISGTLTSVGGEILGNKRILLDSSEKNRDDNDSYSAIDMVVTDRNGRYEFLRSIGSPPEYLRVQFIGTDDYAPCMSQVIGARGIGTDHPQIRKGGTGNIMISTNPEGADIYINNTLRGVTPNKVAGLKEGPYIVNLSKEGYQNETMEAYVTADRDVSFDITLSDGSNVKSGGSALFDLIPGVYESSHLAYTKTGTNTSTGPDVAIDVGSGVIKTSGNDVSGSSYIHLNNSSETSPKTNNYKNLKVSTIVTNNTLGDGYDVMVIMTDH; this is translated from the coding sequence ATGTCGCTCTTCGGTTCAAAACCCCTTTACACCTTAATCAGATATTCTCTGCTAATCTGTCTGGTTCTTCTCACATCTTCGGTTGGCGCAATAGCAGGGCTCGCTTCGGAGAAGATACCTACTTCTCTGACTATAAATGCGCTTCCTGTTGATCCAACAATAAACCAGTCATTTCGAATTTCTGGGACCCTGACTTCTGTAGGAGGAGAAATCCTCGGAAACAAACGTATTCTCCTTGACTCCTCGGAAAAAAACAGAGATGATAATGACAGTTATTCTGCTATAGATATGGTCGTGACCGATAGAAATGGAAGATATGAATTTTTACGATCAATAGGTTCACCTCCTGAATATCTTCGTGTCCAGTTTATTGGTACAGATGATTATGCTCCATGTATGAGTCAGGTTATTGGTGCCCGGGGAATTGGTACTGACCATCCCCAGATCCGGAAAGGTGGTACTGGTAATATCATGATATCTACAAACCCAGAAGGTGCTGATATTTATATTAATAATACCCTCCGTGGTGTAACTCCTAATAAAGTGGCTGGACTTAAGGAAGGTCCTTATATCGTAAACTTAAGTAAGGAAGGGTATCAAAACGAAACGATGGAGGCATATGTTACTGCTGATCGGGATGTCTCCTTTGATATTACCCTTAGTGATGGATCCAATGTAAAAAGCGGTGGTTCAGCTCTCTTTGATCTGATTCCTGGAGTTTATGAATCATCTCATCTGGCATATACAAAGACCGGTACCAATACTTCTACAGGTCCTGATGTTGCGATTGATGTTGGAAGCGGTGTTATAAAAACTTCAGGTAATGATGTATCTGGCTCGTCATATATTCACCTAAACAACTCAAGTGAAACTTCTCCAAAAACGAACAATTATAAAAATTTAAAAGTTTCAACGATTGTCACGAACAATACCCTGGGCGATGGGTATGACGTCATGGTCATCATGACTGATCATTGA
- a CDS encoding sugar-specific transcriptional regulator TrmB produces MQGVIERRRTYLQLMRRLTLEKGFFTVQEIQQETGVPRSTVQDWVLRLSEEGCVVVLQPPRGRTPAQYAATSALPKSACKRIFTSVDGDLVEIVHECMSSACAGFCGYHHELGSKNRISIVRDGTLLREFIHLGENEATVGLYPHSAVAVTGVYLENDQVIQRIKSVGGPAFSLSGMMGLARGVLGVETSKDGSCTKGIIRTKALSHLTIGIDDTDSQGGGATFALAIALLQHLGGFSGVFPITHHVMMLFPDVRRKTAGNSCSAIELAVDSGMVEQILSETIRFVSDESVSPSWGVAIRSGLKINDKLRLFGLTARREVVSYSTAKSIAESFSVMLSGGEGIIGALAAVALVGLPAELLLDPGRDPTSLPGSFDNYSDG; encoded by the coding sequence ATGCAGGGGGTAATTGAGCGACGTCGGACGTATCTCCAGCTCATGCGTAGGCTGACCCTTGAAAAAGGGTTTTTTACTGTTCAGGAGATTCAGCAGGAGACTGGGGTTCCACGCAGTACCGTGCAGGACTGGGTTCTTCGTCTGAGTGAAGAAGGGTGTGTTGTCGTCCTCCAACCTCCAAGAGGTCGGACTCCCGCCCAGTATGCAGCAACGAGCGCCCTTCCAAAAAGTGCATGCAAACGAATTTTTACCTCAGTTGATGGAGATCTCGTTGAGATCGTACATGAATGTATGAGCAGTGCATGTGCAGGTTTCTGTGGTTATCATCATGAACTTGGTAGCAAAAACCGGATCTCTATAGTCAGAGACGGTACTCTTCTTCGTGAGTTTATCCATCTTGGAGAGAATGAAGCCACAGTTGGACTCTATCCTCACTCAGCAGTGGCAGTGACTGGTGTGTATCTGGAAAATGATCAGGTCATCCAACGAATAAAATCAGTAGGTGGTCCTGCATTCTCTCTATCAGGTATGATGGGTCTTGCCCGGGGTGTTCTCGGCGTGGAAACAAGTAAGGATGGTTCATGTACTAAAGGAATTATTCGCACAAAGGCACTATCACATCTGACTATTGGAATTGATGACACAGATTCCCAGGGTGGTGGTGCAACATTTGCACTGGCAATTGCCCTCCTGCAACATCTTGGCGGGTTCTCCGGAGTGTTTCCAATAACTCACCATGTAATGATGCTATTTCCTGATGTTCGCAGAAAAACAGCAGGCAATTCATGCAGTGCCATTGAACTGGCTGTTGATTCAGGCATGGTCGAACAGATTCTCTCTGAAACTATCAGGTTTGTAAGCGATGAGAGTGTCTCCCCTTCCTGGGGTGTAGCGATCCGGTCCGGGCTTAAGATCAATGATAAATTAAGGTTATTCGGTCTTACCGCCCGGCGTGAGGTAGTGTCCTATTCAACTGCCAAAAGTATAGCTGAATCTTTTTCGGTTATGTTATCTGGTGGCGAGGGTATAATCGGCGCTCTTGCAGCAGTCGCACTGGTGGGGCTTCCTGCTGAACTGCTTCTTGATCCCGGCAGAGATCCCACTAGTTTGCCCGGTTCATTCGATAATTATTCAGATGGCTGA
- a CDS encoding NosD domain-containing protein, which translates to MDSEKGRWGNPLILPDYKRLLLLFWVIIIGVTSLSTAGIPPLSGNITTDTSLAVKIVDVSATIDVSQIGDIPLGQIPDERISISTSVVNTEANVLSGLRIKTFLVKEGREDTISTQLGSDFRNVELKPGEVKVFTNNYMVSKSLKPGNYKVMIRIDSDEKGSNSFVQYISDHPVKIGAYAEAGGSVPIYSPSTIDNSGSYLLMRDIQVGDRNAGIKIASSDVTIDGGGHIIQGISTGFTSAIYADGGNTIKNINIRNCVLDGVDFGIWFYRIEGGSIVNCTFKNCKNIGIRLDQSRSMSISDNILENNVMGIGAFQSVGNKIFNNYLKNQFNAAANDDQRNFWNSEKQAGTNIAGGSSKGGNVWLDLNGTGYSASSPDQNHDGIIDVPYTINANNIDYYPISINQNVTAQPSVTQTPNISDIQTEPEINISNNLSISTTDIADNQSNTQKEEPITNSSQPNIKETEKKEPNSAYFAELVLSNLNATDSVCRTSGLPVTCLVENIGDLGAKYFSVHYYLSDDQVITGTDKELGYHMIENLNPHDKRELTDTLQIPAGTPAKMYFIGAIADPSNNIYEKDKINNTVLLNHRVQIRDC; encoded by the coding sequence ATGGATTCGGAAAAGGGGAGATGGGGAAATCCCCTAATATTACCAGACTATAAAAGATTACTACTCCTTTTTTGGGTAATAATAATTGGAGTTACATCTCTTTCAACAGCAGGGATTCCACCATTGAGTGGCAATATAACAACAGATACTTCACTGGCTGTAAAAATTGTTGATGTTTCTGCAACAATAGATGTGAGCCAAATCGGTGATATTCCGCTGGGTCAGATACCTGATGAACGAATTTCGATCTCCACATCAGTGGTAAATACCGAAGCCAATGTGCTATCCGGGCTGCGGATCAAAACATTCCTGGTGAAAGAGGGACGAGAGGATACTATTAGCACCCAGTTGGGAAGCGATTTCAGGAATGTTGAATTAAAACCTGGGGAGGTGAAAGTTTTCACTAATAACTATATGGTATCAAAAAGCCTCAAACCAGGTAATTACAAGGTGATGATTCGAATTGATTCAGATGAAAAAGGGAGTAATTCATTTGTCCAATACATCAGTGATCATCCAGTAAAAATCGGAGCATATGCAGAGGCAGGAGGATCTGTACCAATATACTCTCCCAGTACAATTGATAATTCGGGATCATACCTGCTGATGAGGGACATCCAGGTTGGGGATCGGAATGCTGGAATAAAAATTGCCAGTTCAGACGTGACAATTGATGGAGGAGGACACATAATACAGGGAATTTCCACCGGGTTTACTTCAGCAATATATGCAGACGGAGGTAACACAATTAAAAATATTAATATCAGAAACTGTGTGCTTGACGGAGTTGATTTCGGGATCTGGTTTTATCGTATTGAGGGCGGATCCATTGTAAATTGTACATTTAAAAATTGTAAGAATATCGGCATACGTCTGGATCAATCACGTTCCATGTCAATTTCGGATAATATCCTTGAAAATAATGTAATGGGTATCGGGGCATTCCAGTCAGTGGGTAATAAAATCTTTAATAATTACCTGAAAAATCAGTTCAACGCTGCTGCCAACGATGATCAACGTAACTTCTGGAATAGTGAAAAGCAGGCAGGGACCAACATCGCAGGCGGTAGTAGTAAGGGAGGTAATGTGTGGCTAGATTTAAATGGAACCGGATATTCTGCTTCGAGCCCGGATCAGAACCATGATGGAATTATCGATGTGCCTTACACAATCAACGCAAATAATATCGATTATTACCCCATATCTATCAATCAGAATGTTACAGCCCAACCATCCGTTACACAAACACCCAATATTTCAGATATTCAGACAGAACCTGAGATAAATATATCAAACAATCTCTCTATTTCAACAACAGATATTGCAGATAACCAATCAAATACCCAAAAAGAAGAACCGATAACCAATTCTTCCCAACCAAATATAAAAGAAACAGAGAAAAAAGAACCGAATAGTGCATATTTTGCAGAGTTGGTTTTAAGCAATCTGAATGCTACTGATAGTGTTTGTAGGACATCGGGTCTTCCTGTAACTTGTTTGGTAGAAAACATTGGAGATCTAGGGGCCAAATACTTCTCAGTTCATTACTACCTGTCTGACGACCAGGTAATTACCGGTACAGATAAAGAACTCGGATACCACATGATTGAAAATCTTAACCCTCACGACAAACGAGAGCTTACTGATACCCTCCAGATACCTGCTGGAACACCTGCAAAGATGTACTTTATCGGTGCAATAGCGGACCCATCCAATAACATCTACGAAAAGGATAAGATAAACAATACAGTGCTCCTCAACCACCGGGTACAGATCAGAGATTGTTAA
- a CDS encoding Rpp14/Pop5 family protein: MRLRPSMRENYRYILTRVVSKEQIDAKDIYLSISDSFISLFGEVQASYAWVAVMEYSQPYTIIRFRRGYEQKVETAMAAVTNVKGIAAVLHPLKTSGTIKTIREEISKGENSYRSCRVKYHDEWFSVRILPQGWIDLKEKGINPNIPLYITEEDIEDLHYDE, from the coding sequence ATGAGGCTCAGACCCTCAATGCGGGAGAATTATCGGTATATTCTCACAAGAGTTGTATCAAAAGAGCAAATTGATGCAAAAGATATCTACCTATCAATCTCTGATTCATTTATTTCACTTTTTGGAGAAGTTCAGGCATCATATGCCTGGGTTGCGGTCATGGAGTACTCACAGCCATATACTATTATCAGGTTCAGAAGAGGATATGAACAGAAAGTTGAGACTGCAATGGCTGCCGTTACCAATGTAAAAGGAATAGCAGCAGTTCTGCACCCGCTGAAAACATCAGGTACTATCAAAACAATCAGAGAAGAGATCTCAAAGGGAGAGAATTCGTACAGATCGTGCAGAGTTAAGTATCATGACGAATGGTTTTCTGTAAGAATTTTACCACAGGGATGGATCGATTTGAAAGAGAAGGGAATTAATCCTAATATACCCCTCTATATAACAGAAGAGGATATCGAGGACCTGCACTATGATGAATAA
- a CDS encoding 50S ribosomal protein L15e translates to MAKSMYAYVRDAWKVPAKSGVRALLWERMQVWRREGSVVRVTRPTRIDRARSLGYKAKQGIVVVRVKVRRGGRRASRYVRARRTARMGINKRTMGKSIQRIAEERASRKYPNMEALNSYWVGEDGKQKWYEVILVDPHHPSVINDSNLNWISQTGHRGRAERGKTSAGMKGRGMGKRGIGTEKCRPSVRSNANRAK, encoded by the coding sequence ATGGCAAAATCGATGTATGCATACGTCAGAGATGCATGGAAAGTTCCGGCAAAGTCCGGAGTTCGTGCCCTCCTCTGGGAACGTATGCAGGTATGGCGCAGGGAGGGCAGCGTAGTGCGTGTCACCCGGCCAACAAGAATTGACCGGGCACGTTCACTCGGCTACAAAGCAAAACAGGGTATAGTTGTTGTACGAGTGAAAGTCCGCCGTGGCGGTCGAAGGGCGTCCCGGTACGTCAGAGCCCGTAGAACTGCTCGGATGGGTATCAATAAGCGCACCATGGGTAAGAGCATTCAGCGGATCGCAGAAGAGCGGGCCAGCAGAAAATACCCGAACATGGAAGCATTGAACTCATACTGGGTTGGTGAAGACGGAAAACAGAAGTGGTATGAGGTCATTTTAGTTGATCCACATCACCCGTCGGTCATCAATGATTCTAATCTCAACTGGATCAGCCAGACCGGGCACCGTGGCCGTGCAGAACGTGGAAAAACCAGTGCTGGTATGAAAGGCCGTGGAATGGGCAAGCGTGGAATTGGTACCGAAAAGTGCCGCCCCAGCGTCAGGTCCAATGCCAACAGGGCCAAATAA
- a CDS encoding RNase P subunit p30 family protein, which translates to MQYIDGCVFLFQSGSCSINRAISELKELGYNGMVACGINQNQIPKDNFQIIPARYIKGANLKKIQRDAQDPIGKDQYCMAQAGENGLNRSLLTLSGVHTLCDLHIAPKNAFDRYCAQLAAERNIAVDIRVRPLWELRGVSRQRVIRAYEEILLLQNRYEFPLTISTGALTPYDMRSVRAVKVLLAEIGMDMDLINRSFSSVPSLLIKNKSVQEIFE; encoded by the coding sequence ATGCAGTATATCGACGGCTGTGTTTTCTTATTTCAATCAGGTTCCTGTTCTATCAATCGTGCGATCAGCGAATTGAAAGAACTTGGATACAACGGGATGGTTGCCTGCGGTATAAACCAAAATCAAATACCTAAAGATAATTTTCAGATAATTCCAGCCCGGTATATCAAAGGGGCTAATCTTAAAAAAATCCAGAGAGATGCCCAGGACCCTATAGGAAAAGATCAATACTGCATGGCCCAGGCAGGAGAAAACGGGTTAAATCGCTCTCTCTTAACCCTTTCCGGGGTTCACACCCTATGTGATCTCCATATTGCCCCAAAAAATGCATTTGACCGATATTGTGCACAACTTGCCGCTGAAAGAAATATTGCAGTAGATATCAGGGTCAGACCACTCTGGGAACTGAGAGGAGTATCAAGACAGAGGGTGATTCGAGCTTATGAAGAAATCCTTCTATTGCAGAACAGGTATGAATTTCCCCTCACTATCTCAACCGGCGCCCTAACACCTTATGATATGAGGAGTGTCAGAGCCGTAAAGGTCCTTCTTGCAGAGATCGGGATGGACATGGATCTTATCAACAGGTCATTTTCATCTGTTCCCAGCCTTCTAATAAAAAATAAATCAGTTCAGGAGATTTTTGAATGA
- a CDS encoding amino acid-binding protein: MKLELHDSPGQLVAALMPISDMGGNIKTVIHEHEHTSGKDVLSVEVVIEIPPELLDGLIVRLRERGINVLRLGEERMSYRQSVILIGHLVHTDLGDTIDRIDKTGFAEVTYMSLAMPAINERTSAQFVIKSLTREHMQQALHILRQVAKQKEFLLIEPLEI; this comes from the coding sequence ATGAAACTTGAGCTCCATGATTCTCCAGGGCAACTTGTTGCTGCCCTTATGCCGATCTCAGATATGGGTGGTAATATTAAAACTGTCATCCATGAGCATGAACATACTTCAGGCAAGGATGTTTTGAGTGTAGAGGTGGTAATCGAGATACCTCCTGAACTCCTTGATGGATTGATTGTGAGGCTGCGAGAAAGAGGAATCAATGTCCTCCGGCTTGGAGAAGAGAGGATGAGTTACCGTCAGAGTGTCATTCTGATTGGTCATCTTGTTCATACAGATCTGGGTGATACTATAGATCGTATCGATAAGACAGGATTTGCCGAGGTAACCTACATGAGTCTGGCGATGCCTGCGATTAATGAGCGAACGTCTGCTCAATTTGTTATCAAATCTCTGACCCGTGAGCATATGCAACAGGCTCTTCATATACTCAGGCAGGTGGCAAAACAGAAAGAATTCCTTCTGATTGAACCACTGGAGATCTGA